A section of the Mastomys coucha isolate ucsf_1 unplaced genomic scaffold, UCSF_Mcou_1 pScaffold15, whole genome shotgun sequence genome encodes:
- the Terb2 gene encoding telomere repeats-binding bouquet formation protein 2, with protein MFQGQRGWFCGSVSQDLRQFWVDEGGKVSDAQAADFLFSCDASHPDTLRIYQSLEYIEDNATVFHAYYLAAVANTEMKNSVALGHFVLPPACLQKEIRRKIGSFIWEQDEKFQIEKNDRMTSSEKENIGPTTKHKQKLSKSTENHFIRTPVIEKQVCFPLQNYPVNNMVTGYISIDALEKFLGELHDFIPGSSGYLAYHVQDEINMSAIKNKLRRKLS; from the exons ATGTTCCAGGGGCAGCGTGGTTGGTTCTGCGGCAGCGTCAGTCAGGACCTGAGGCAATTCTGGG TGGACGAAGGCGGGAAGGTCAGCGACGCGCAGGCCGCCGACTTCCTGTTCAGCTGTGACGCCTCGCACCCTGACACGCTGAG AATATATCAGAGCCTCGAGTACATAGAAGACAATGCTACAGTTTTTCATGCCTACTATCTTGCTGCAGTAGCTAATACTGAAATGAAAAATTCAGTGGCCTTAGGCCATTTTGTTCTTCCTCCTGCATGTCTGCAAAAAG AAATACGAAGAAAAATTGGTAGTTTTATTTGGGAACAAGATGAAAAATTTCAGATAGAAAAG AATGACAGAATGACATCAAgtgaaaaggaaaacattggaccaacaacaaaacacaaacaaaaactgtcCAAAAG tacAGAGAATCACTTCATAAGGACTCCGGTTATAGAAAAGCAGGTGTGCTTCCCTCTTCAGAATTATCCAGTGAACAACATGGTGACAG GTTACATATCAATTGATGCCTTGGAGAAATTTCTTGGAGAATTACATGACTTCATTCCTGGAAGCTCAGGATATTTGGCATATCATGTTCAAGATGAAATTAATATGTCTgccataaaaaacaaattaagaaggAAACTAAGTTAA